From a region of the Thermosipho melanesiensis BI429 genome:
- a CDS encoding ABC transporter permease, which translates to MKFIYGIFLFLIIWYILALIIQSPIILPTPLEVGRIFIALILSKNTWESIYNTLIKGIFVLFFTLTLGSIFGFIMGICKKCFELLRPTFTIIQSVPIISWLALVMFVWGIGLTGPIIISTLSLIPNVTFSVAQGVRNTDKKLLEMAKTYNVPKGKIIKDIYFGSIIPFLLSALEVISGNLWKVVIVSEYLAGKEGIGVQISWARQYVDTPKVYALTIIAVILGISTERLIKIITKRVINCY; encoded by the coding sequence ATGAAATTCATATACGGAATATTTTTATTCTTGATAATTTGGTATATTTTGGCATTAATAATTCAATCTCCAATTATACTCCCTACTCCACTGGAAGTAGGGAGGATTTTTATTGCTCTAATTTTGTCAAAAAATACATGGGAATCAATTTATAATACTTTAATTAAGGGAATATTTGTGTTGTTTTTTACTCTGACACTTGGTTCAATTTTTGGGTTTATAATGGGAATTTGCAAAAAATGCTTTGAATTATTAAGACCAACGTTTACAATAATTCAATCTGTTCCCATCATCTCTTGGCTTGCACTTGTAATGTTTGTATGGGGCATTGGCCTTACGGGTCCAATCATTATATCAACACTCTCTTTAATTCCAAATGTAACCTTTTCAGTAGCACAAGGAGTAAGAAATACAGATAAAAAACTTTTAGAAATGGCAAAAACATATAACGTTCCCAAAGGAAAAATAATAAAAGATATTTACTTTGGTTCCATAATCCCTTTTTTATTAAGTGCACTTGAAGTAATTTCCGGTAATCTCTGGAAAGTAGTTATTGTTTCAGAATACCTTGCAGGGAAAGAAGGAATAGGTGTACAAATTTCATGGGCTAGACAATACGTTGACACACCCAAAGTCTATGCATTGACAATAATAGCAGTAATTTTGGGAATTTCAACGGAAAGATTAATAAAAATAATAACAAAAAGGGTGATAAATTGTTATTAA
- a CDS encoding ABC transporter substrate-binding protein codes for MKKITLILLLFSVIHFSLTLLNPFGPTIFPVAPIIGEKVKGDVDISVEFWKNLDDVIAKVATSYAKFVVLPITTAANLYAKGVDIKLIGVHEWKVFYLVANTEYTDLTSLKGQTVYSAHGRGQTVDVLLRYLLTKEGLKPDVDVKFAYAPPQEIVALFKSGKIHFAALPEPFVTMCLGNGKIVLDFQNVWNNISGSKFGIPIAGLFVIGNISNYKNTINEVENIFKSSVEYANSHIDESLAITSKYFPIPVPVLKKSLERTEFKYIKNCKEEVDLFLRTMHKLYEEGIPKVPDEGFYLK; via the coding sequence ATGAAAAAAATCACTTTAATTCTTCTTCTATTTTCAGTTATACATTTTTCACTCACTTTGTTAAATCCATTTGGCCCCACCATATTCCCTGTTGCTCCAATAATCGGTGAAAAAGTAAAAGGTGATGTAGATATTTCTGTAGAATTTTGGAAAAATTTAGATGATGTGATTGCTAAAGTTGCCACTAGTTATGCAAAATTTGTAGTCTTACCAATAACTACCGCTGCAAATTTATATGCCAAAGGAGTAGATATAAAACTAATTGGTGTTCACGAATGGAAAGTGTTTTATCTCGTTGCAAATACCGAATACACGGACCTAACATCTCTAAAGGGGCAAACTGTTTACTCTGCTCATGGAAGAGGCCAAACAGTAGATGTTTTATTAAGATATCTACTAACCAAAGAAGGTTTAAAACCTGATGTTGACGTAAAGTTTGCTTATGCTCCTCCTCAAGAAATAGTTGCACTCTTTAAATCTGGGAAAATCCACTTTGCGGCTTTACCAGAACCATTTGTAACTATGTGTTTGGGAAACGGAAAAATAGTACTTGATTTTCAAAATGTTTGGAATAATATCTCAGGTTCAAAATTTGGTATACCTATTGCAGGATTATTCGTAATTGGAAATATTTCAAACTACAAAAATACAATTAACGAAGTAGAAAACATATTTAAAAGTAGCGTAGAATATGCAAACTCACATATCGATGAAAGCCTTGCAATTACAAGCAAATATTTTCCTATTCCCGTGCCTGTATTAAAAAAATCACTCGAAAGAACGGAATTTAAATACATAAAAAATTGCAAAGAAGAAGTGGATTTATTCTTAAGAACAATGCATAAATTATACGAAGAAGGTATTCCAAAAGTACCAGATGAAGGGTTTTATCTAAAATGA
- a CDS encoding DUF1292 domain-containing protein — protein sequence MHEHHEHEHEHLEAFTLYDEEGNEHNFVLLGELENEQNQYWVCEEIFVEGEEITDFGELYIFKKSTDEEGNVFLDTIEDETEFNEVAKMWEDLGNLEIIENDENIDN from the coding sequence ATGCATGAGCATCATGAACACGAACATGAACATCTAGAGGCATTTACTTTGTACGATGAAGAAGGAAACGAACACAACTTTGTGCTGCTTGGTGAACTTGAAAATGAACAAAATCAGTACTGGGTTTGTGAAGAAATATTTGTTGAAGGTGAAGAAATTACAGATTTTGGTGAACTTTATATCTTTAAAAAATCCACCGATGAAGAAGGTAATGTCTTTTTGGACACTATAGAAGATGAAACCGAATTTAACGAAGTAGCTAAAATGTGGGAAGATTTAGGAAATTTGGAGATAATTGAAAACGACGAAAATATTGACAATTAA
- a CDS encoding lipoprotein: protein MKKIILMILVIVLIFIVWSCGLKIPERLPKNVNINYSKHLEFPITTIKTSLAEFANPLIKKFEDMGFYVSNENPITLSYATSIEFSPAKMLEELNQTIKQNLSDFATSISFSFSIADISNLSISDQIILPEFQPLTDTLDIDSINIGDITLLSTSITLYNGSFILDIPFSTDKFSSINILEALLNINKNSTEIDVSKVELEILINDQKFVDNSLIQNLTLNNGDTLTLVATYTGTTPGNLDISMVLSSVNINRGNGLNIENVSIHKSLSPINIDNKIWNLYLFGTLDTSFNLEATNVNINTEIIVKSNSEIIAQGNPVTFDQNKKISADIPLNIEATITLSGNNADIDLTTPVSYTITPNISIEKIKNYPVNLEQYIALPEEILETEIGTGTLYINFSGLTNIDATGLINDGTNTSNLFVLGNSIALDLSNISLPATFTLQFVSGDVDNNTISFTSSLSDDFEISQAKISNSLLSNSKHEILFNFPHELKDYLNTADATVLIQLDYAATNISDLTLKIQSNFLENKDIPISGKGTESISNTVKTIDFSSMDSISITIEATGNPIISNVKKSEIYGIEISATIPEFEIDNFNVKSQKIGILPELTFIDFSSNDDAASILKNFETEISMPIKYLSTDTTIDSTLSLLISGELVELKNGDEIDIGPILNQLIKNASPITFAASLTTDSGILTKTSIFGLDATLILPLSGTPLTDTPIFEETIDISDLKDLVDILDSATLKFAEWKNTTGINAKVKILDKEFALAESTPILSLSHEDFLNLLNPSTLSILLPKDIYFEFNQEGVLDIAPYIVLDLTVATNISLEGRE from the coding sequence ATGAAAAAAATTATCTTAATGATTTTAGTTATAGTATTAATTTTCATAGTTTGGTCTTGTGGTCTGAAAATTCCCGAAAGACTCCCCAAAAATGTTAACATTAATTATTCAAAACATCTTGAATTTCCCATAACAACAATAAAAACTTCGCTTGCAGAATTTGCTAATCCATTAATTAAAAAATTTGAAGACATGGGTTTTTACGTTTCAAATGAAAATCCAATTACACTCAGTTATGCTACATCAATAGAATTTTCCCCCGCAAAAATGCTGGAAGAACTTAATCAAACCATAAAACAAAACTTATCAGATTTTGCCACATCTATAAGTTTCTCTTTCTCCATAGCTGATATATCAAACCTCAGCATAAGCGATCAAATTATACTACCTGAATTTCAACCATTAACAGATACACTTGATATCGATTCTATAAACATAGGAGATATTACACTATTATCAACAAGTATTACTCTCTACAATGGGAGTTTCATATTAGATATTCCATTTTCTACAGATAAATTCTCCTCTATAAATATTTTAGAAGCTCTTCTAAACATCAACAAAAATTCAACAGAAATAGATGTATCTAAAGTGGAGCTAGAAATTCTAATAAATGACCAAAAGTTTGTGGATAATAGTTTGATACAAAATCTCACCTTAAACAACGGAGATACACTCACATTAGTTGCAACATACACTGGAACTACACCGGGAAATTTAGATATAAGCATGGTGTTATCCTCTGTAAATATAAACAGAGGAAATGGATTAAATATAGAAAATGTAAGTATCCATAAAAGTCTTTCACCTATAAACATCGACAACAAAATATGGAACTTATACTTATTCGGAACTTTAGATACTTCATTTAATCTTGAAGCAACTAACGTAAACATTAATACTGAAATTATTGTAAAATCTAATTCAGAAATTATTGCACAAGGAAATCCCGTAACATTTGACCAAAACAAAAAAATTAGTGCTGATATCCCTTTAAATATAGAAGCCACAATAACACTATCTGGTAATAACGCAGATATTGATCTAACAACTCCGGTAAGTTACACAATCACTCCTAATATATCAATAGAAAAAATAAAGAATTATCCTGTAAACTTAGAACAATATATAGCACTCCCCGAGGAAATATTGGAAACTGAAATTGGAACGGGAACTTTGTACATAAACTTTTCCGGACTAACAAATATTGATGCAACAGGATTAATAAACGATGGAACAAATACAAGTAATTTATTCGTTTTAGGTAATTCAATTGCATTAGACTTATCAAATATTTCATTACCAGCTACGTTTACATTACAATTTGTTTCTGGAGATGTAGATAATAATACTATTAGTTTTACATCTTCGCTTTCAGATGACTTTGAGATAAGTCAAGCAAAAATTTCAAATAGCTTATTATCAAATTCAAAACATGAAATATTATTCAACTTCCCACACGAATTAAAAGATTATTTGAACACAGCAGATGCAACTGTCTTAATACAGCTTGATTATGCGGCAACAAACATATCAGATCTAACTTTAAAAATACAATCTAATTTCCTTGAAAATAAAGATATACCAATTTCTGGAAAAGGAACAGAAAGTATTTCAAACACTGTAAAAACAATAGATTTTTCATCAATGGATAGTATTTCAATAACAATTGAGGCAACTGGGAATCCTATAATATCAAATGTTAAAAAAAGCGAAATATATGGAATAGAGATTTCCGCAACCATTCCAGAATTTGAAATCGATAACTTCAATGTAAAATCTCAAAAAATAGGAATATTACCTGAACTTACTTTTATTGACTTTTCTTCAAACGATGATGCGGCAAGCATTTTGAAAAATTTTGAAACAGAAATTTCCATGCCAATTAAATATCTTTCAACTGACACCACCATCGATTCTACTTTATCCTTGCTTATTTCCGGGGAATTAGTAGAACTCAAAAATGGAGACGAAATCGATATTGGCCCCATTTTAAACCAATTAATAAAGAACGCTTCGCCAATAACTTTTGCGGCATCCTTAACTACTGATAGTGGTATTTTAACTAAAACCTCTATATTTGGTCTAGATGCAACTTTAATACTACCTTTATCTGGAACTCCTCTAACAGATACTCCTATTTTTGAAGAAACTATTGATATTTCAGATCTTAAAGATTTAGTAGACATATTAGATTCTGCAACACTTAAATTTGCAGAATGGAAAAATACAACTGGAATAAACGCAAAAGTAAAAATTCTAGATAAAGAATTTGCACTTGCGGAAAGTACACCTATACTATCACTTTCTCATGAAGATTTTCTTAATTTGCTAAATCCTTCTACACTCTCCATATTATTACCAAAAGACATTTATTTTGAGTTCAATCAAGAAGGAGTATTAGATATTGCACCTTACATAGTTTTAGACCTTACAGTTGCAACAAACATTAGTCTTGAAGGGAGGGAGTAA